Proteins co-encoded in one Garra rufa chromosome 21, GarRuf1.0, whole genome shotgun sequence genomic window:
- the LOC141295670 gene encoding acid phosphatase type 7-like — protein sequence MIMMKMELCLLCLCALIAAVCCVPPIGTQPEQVHISYPGVKNSMLVTWSTANKTESIVEYGLWGGKLFSHTAKGNSSVFVDGGPENRTMYVHRVTLTDLIPAASYVYHCGSDAGWSDIFYFTSLNESVSFSPRFALFGDMGNENPQSLSRLQKETQIGMYDVILHIGDFAYDMHEDNGRIGDEFMRQIQSIAAYTPYMTCPGNHEWAYNFSHYRSRFSMPGHTENLWYSWNVGPAHIISFSTEVYFYLEYGLDLLFRQYEWLQADLQEANRPENRAQRPWIITMGHRPMYCSDDDGDDCTHFQSYVRLGRNDTKPVAPGLEDLFYQYGVDLELWAHEHTYERLWPVYGYKVFNGSSEEPYVNPKAPVHIITGSAGCREKHDGFIPKPRDWSAFRSTDYGYTRMRLINTTHLYLEQVSDDQNGKVIDQMMLVKEKHGADAWR from the exons ATGATTATGATGAAGATGGAGCTGTGTCTGCTGTGTTTGTGTGCTTTGATCGCTGCTGTTTGCTGTGTGCCGCCCATCGGAACTCAACCTGAGCAGGTGCACATCTCATATCCAG GTGTGAAGAACTCGATGTTGGTCACATGGTCCACCGCTAATAAAACCGAGAGTATTGTTGAGTACGGTCTGTGGGGCGGAAAACTCTTCAGTCACACGGCGAAGGGAAACTCAAGCGTGTTTGTCGATGGAGGACCGGAGAACAGAACAATGTATGTTCACCGCGTCACGCTGACCGATCTGATACCAGCGGCTTCATACG tgtaTCACTGCGGCAGTGACGCCGGATGGAGCGACATCTTCTACTTCACGTCTCTGAATGAAAGCGTGAGCTTCAGCCCCAGATTCGCTCTGTTTGGTGACATGGGTAACGAAAACCCTCAGTCTCTGAGTCGACTGCAGAAAGAGACACAGATAGGGATGTACGACGTCATTCTGCACATCG GGGATTTTGCGTATGACATGCATGAG GATAATGGGCGAATCGGTGATGAGTTCATGCGTCAGATCCAGTCCATCGCTGCGTACACGCCGTATATGACCTGTCCTGGAAACCACGAGTGGGCCTA TAATTTCTCCCACTACAGGAGTCGTTTCAGTATGCCGGGACACACGGAGAATCTGTGGTACAG CTGGAACGTCGGGCCAGCTCATATCATCTCCTTTTCCACTGAAGTCTATTTCTATCTGGAATACGGCCTGGATCTGCTCTTCAGACAGTATGAGTGGCTTCAGGCGGATCTACAG GAAGCGAACCGTCCTGAGAACCGAGCGCAGCGGCCGTGGATCATCACGATGGGACACAGACCCATGTACTGCTCCGATGATGACGGAGACGACTGCACACACTTCCAGAGCTAC GTTCGACTTGGACGCAATGACACAAAACCTGTTGCTCCTGGACTGGAGGATTTATTCTATCAGTACG gagtGGATCTGGAGCTCTGGGCTCATGAACACACGTATGAGAGACTCTGGCCTGTCTACGGTTACAAG GTGTTTAACGGAAGCTCTGAAGAGCCGTATGTGAATCCTAAAGCACCTGTTCACATCATCACAGGTTCAGCC GGCTGTCGAGAGAAACACGACGGCTTCATCCCTAAACCTCGCGACTGGAGCGCGTTCAGAAGCACAGATTACGGCTACACGCGCATGCGTCTGATCAACACCACACACCTGTACCTGGAGCAGGTGTCTGATGACCAG AACGGCAAAGTTATCGATCAGATGATGCTGGTGAAGGAGAAACACGGAGCGGACGCCTGGCGCTGA
- the LOC141295904 gene encoding kelch domain-containing protein 1-like isoform X1, with protein sequence MCGSVPPSMSGSCGCIVNGELYIFGGCCDDGQTNEHYSVNLSDGKFIWRKEAHRFGSLPSPRDKLSCWVHEGRIIYFGGYGHKLLSEINDPKSFTVDEASWAEDVFWGWNNEIHEFDPERSRWTEPQTFGRAPAPRAAHASAAIDSKGYVCGGRIRETRTSDVYCLDFNSWTWSEIVSSTAAPTGRSWHTLTTVSDTSLFLFGGLSEDCRPMSDGWIFNLETRGWTRIEHQNKDKPRLWHTACQGRDSDVIVFGGSHDYILLVDKGHCNDALVFQTQPYPLLRLCEDFIASHASVFQHQILCLPPKLRNAVQKRMTFFRPSRKGLNIFKSVE encoded by the exons ATGTGTGGGTCTGTTCCTCCCTCTATGTCCGGGTCGTGCGGCTGCATTGTGAATGGAGAGCTGTATATCTTCGGCGGCTGCTGTGATGATGGACAGACTAATGAA CACTACTCAGTCAACCTGAGCGATGGGAAGTTCATCTGGAGGAAAGAGGCGCATCGGTTCGGATCGCTGCCGTCGCCCAGAGATAAACTCTCCTGCTGGGTTCATGAAGGAAG AATCATCTACTTTGGTGGATATGGTCACAAACTGCTGAGTGAAATCAACGATCCAAAGAGCTTCACTGTGGATGAGGCATCATGG GCTGAGGATGTTTTCTGGGGATGGAACAATGAAATTCATGAGTTTGATCCGGAAAGAAGCAGATGGACTGAACCGCAGACCTTC GGACGAGCTCCGGCCCCAAGAGCGGCTCACGCCAGCGCCGCGATCGACAGCAAAGGATACGTGTGTGGTGGAAGAATAAGG GAAACAAGAACAAGTGACGTTTACTGTCTGGATTTTAATTCATGGACGTGGTCAGAAAT CGTGTCCTCCACCGCGGCGCCTACGGGACGCTCATGGCACACGCTGACCACCGTGTCGGACACGTCTCTCTTCCTGTTCGGTGGACTCAGTGAGGACTGCAGACCCATGA GTGATGGATGGATATTTAATCTGGAGACTCGAGGATGGACGAGGATAGAGCATCAAAACAAGGACAAACCGCG ACTGTGGCACACCGCTTGTCAAGGAAGAGACTCAGATGTAATTGTGTTTGGAGGAAGTCACGATTATATCCTTTTAGTGGACAAA GGCCATTGCAACGATGCTCTTGTTTTCCAGACTCAGCCGTATCCGCTCTTACG ATTATGCGAAGACTTCATCGCAAGCCATGCCAGTGTGTTCCAGCACCAGATTCTCTGTTTACCACCGAAACTGAGAAATGCTGTGCAGAAAAGGATGACTTTCTTCAGGCCAAGCAGAAAGGGACTGAATATATTTAAATCTGTGGAATGA
- the LOC141295904 gene encoding kelch domain-containing protein 1-like isoform X2, whose translation MCGSVPPSMSGSCGCIVNGELYIFGGCCDDGQTNEHYSVNLSDGKFIWRKEAHRFGSLPSPRDKLSCWVHEGRIIYFGGYGHKLLSEINDPKSFTVDEASWAEDVFWGWNNEIHEFDPERSRWTEPQTFGRAPAPRAAHASAAIDSKGYVCGGRIRETRTSDVYCLDFNSWTWSEIVSSTAAPTGRSWHTLTTVSDTSLFLFGGLSEDCRPMSDGWIFNLETRGWTRIEHQNKDKPRLWHTACQGRDSDVIVFGGSHDYILLVDKTQPYPLLRLCEDFIASHASVFQHQILCLPPKLRNAVQKRMTFFRPSRKGLNIFKSVE comes from the exons ATGTGTGGGTCTGTTCCTCCCTCTATGTCCGGGTCGTGCGGCTGCATTGTGAATGGAGAGCTGTATATCTTCGGCGGCTGCTGTGATGATGGACAGACTAATGAA CACTACTCAGTCAACCTGAGCGATGGGAAGTTCATCTGGAGGAAAGAGGCGCATCGGTTCGGATCGCTGCCGTCGCCCAGAGATAAACTCTCCTGCTGGGTTCATGAAGGAAG AATCATCTACTTTGGTGGATATGGTCACAAACTGCTGAGTGAAATCAACGATCCAAAGAGCTTCACTGTGGATGAGGCATCATGG GCTGAGGATGTTTTCTGGGGATGGAACAATGAAATTCATGAGTTTGATCCGGAAAGAAGCAGATGGACTGAACCGCAGACCTTC GGACGAGCTCCGGCCCCAAGAGCGGCTCACGCCAGCGCCGCGATCGACAGCAAAGGATACGTGTGTGGTGGAAGAATAAGG GAAACAAGAACAAGTGACGTTTACTGTCTGGATTTTAATTCATGGACGTGGTCAGAAAT CGTGTCCTCCACCGCGGCGCCTACGGGACGCTCATGGCACACGCTGACCACCGTGTCGGACACGTCTCTCTTCCTGTTCGGTGGACTCAGTGAGGACTGCAGACCCATGA GTGATGGATGGATATTTAATCTGGAGACTCGAGGATGGACGAGGATAGAGCATCAAAACAAGGACAAACCGCG ACTGTGGCACACCGCTTGTCAAGGAAGAGACTCAGATGTAATTGTGTTTGGAGGAAGTCACGATTATATCCTTTTAGTGGACAAA ACTCAGCCGTATCCGCTCTTACG ATTATGCGAAGACTTCATCGCAAGCCATGCCAGTGTGTTCCAGCACCAGATTCTCTGTTTACCACCGAAACTGAGAAATGCTGTGCAGAAAAGGATGACTTTCTTCAGGCCAAGCAGAAAGGGACTGAATATATTTAAATCTGTGGAATGA
- the LOC141295904 gene encoding kelch domain-containing protein 1-like isoform X3, with the protein MCGSVPPSMSGSCGCIVNGELYIFGGCCDDGQTNEHYSVNLSDGKFIWRKEAHRFGSLPSPRDKLSCWVHEGRIIYFGGYGHKLLSEINDPKSFTVDEASWAEDVFWGWNNEIHEFDPERSRWTEPQTFGRAPAPRAAHASAAIDSKGYVCGGRIRETRTSDVYCLDFNSWTWSEIVSSTAAPTGRSWHTLTTVSDTSLFLFGGLSEDCRPMSDGWIFNLETRGWTRIEHQNKDKPRSLTSSLSF; encoded by the exons ATGTGTGGGTCTGTTCCTCCCTCTATGTCCGGGTCGTGCGGCTGCATTGTGAATGGAGAGCTGTATATCTTCGGCGGCTGCTGTGATGATGGACAGACTAATGAA CACTACTCAGTCAACCTGAGCGATGGGAAGTTCATCTGGAGGAAAGAGGCGCATCGGTTCGGATCGCTGCCGTCGCCCAGAGATAAACTCTCCTGCTGGGTTCATGAAGGAAG AATCATCTACTTTGGTGGATATGGTCACAAACTGCTGAGTGAAATCAACGATCCAAAGAGCTTCACTGTGGATGAGGCATCATGG GCTGAGGATGTTTTCTGGGGATGGAACAATGAAATTCATGAGTTTGATCCGGAAAGAAGCAGATGGACTGAACCGCAGACCTTC GGACGAGCTCCGGCCCCAAGAGCGGCTCACGCCAGCGCCGCGATCGACAGCAAAGGATACGTGTGTGGTGGAAGAATAAGG GAAACAAGAACAAGTGACGTTTACTGTCTGGATTTTAATTCATGGACGTGGTCAGAAAT CGTGTCCTCCACCGCGGCGCCTACGGGACGCTCATGGCACACGCTGACCACCGTGTCGGACACGTCTCTCTTCCTGTTCGGTGGACTCAGTGAGGACTGCAGACCCATGA GTGATGGATGGATATTTAATCTGGAGACTCGAGGATGGACGAGGATAGAGCATCAAAACAAGGACAAACCGCG CTCTTTGACCAGCTCCCTTTCATTCTGA